Part of the Kushneria marisflavi genome, GGGCGGTGGTGACGCTGACCACGGTCGGCTACGGCGACATTTCCCCCATCACGCCGCTGGGACAGTTCATCTCGGCGATGATGATGATTCTGGGTTATTCGATTCTGGCCGTCCCGACCGGCGTCTTCTCCGCCGAGGTCATGCGCTCGATTCAACGAAATCATTACTCCGATGAAGCCTGCCCGGGCTGCGGCCATGAGGGTCATGAACGCGACGCCAGGTACTGTCGGCTTTGCGGCTCCTGGCTTGATGAGGAGGCCGATGACCCCAGGCGCAAGGAAATTGACGATGAAATCGAGGAACTGCAAAAGGAACGCGAAGCCCTCGATGAGGAGGCCAAACGACTGGAGCAGGAGCGAGATGGCAACCCGCCCTCCCACGATGGCTGCGATGACTCGGAACCCACTGATGACTCACCGAAGCCGCGCTAACGGTCCATCGATGTCGTGATCAAAAAAACCTGCAGGCATGCCTGCAGGTTTTTTTAGGCCAACACCCATGCCTCGGCGTCTGCATCAGCCAAAGGCGCTGACATCCCCCCGGCCCTGCCGGAGCACTTCAGGCGGCAGGGTTCGCATGTCCAGCACCGTGGTCGGCTCCATGGGACAGGCACCACCATCGATGATGGCATCAAGCTGCGACCCGAAGCGGTCACGAATGTCTTCGGCGTCCGTCATGGGCAGGGTCTCGTCCGGCGCGATGAAGGTCACGCTCATCAACGGTGCTCCAACGGTTTCCAGAATGTCGCGGGTGATCCGGTGATCCGGTACGCGAATGCCGATGGTACGACGCTTGGGGTGCAGCAGCAGTCGCGGCACTTCGTTGGTGGCATCCAGAATGAAGGTATAGGCACCCGGCGTGTGCGCCTTGAGCACTCGAAAGATCGGGCTGTCCATGCGTGCATAGGTGCCGATCTCGTTGAGATCGGGAAACATCAGGGTGAAGTTGTGCTTGTCATCAAGGTTACGCAGACGCTTGATCCGCTCCACGCCCTTCTTGTTGCCCGGCAGACAGCCCAGCGCGTAGCCGGAGTCGGTCGGGTAGGCAATGACGCCTCCCTTTTCAAGGATCTCGCGCGTCTGGGTCAGAAGACGCTTTTGCGGGGTTTCCGGGTGCAGGGAAAAGAACTGGCTCATGGATATCTCTCCTGGGTCTGACAAAAATGGCGCTCAGGGCCTTGCGAAGGCGGGTACCAGCCGCGGATGCTGCCAGATAGGCACCAGCTGACTGCGTGGCACGGCACTCAGGGTGCCCGGGGCCAGCGCCCCGCCCTGATAGTGAAAGTCACTGCCCAGCGAGGCATAAAGCCGTCGTTTGGCCAGAAGCGAGGCCAGGTCACGACTGCGGTCATCGTTTTGATAACCGCTGATCAGCTCGGCGCCCTCGCCCCCGAGTTCGCTGAACTCATCAAGCAAAAGCCCCAGCCGCCGACGGGTCAGACCGTAACGCAAAGGATGCGCCACGATCGCCACGCCACCGGCCTTGTGAATGCTCTCGAGCGTCTCTTCCAGTGTGGGCCAGTGCACCTTCACATCGCCAGTCTTTCCGGCCCCCAGATAGCGCTTGAAGGCCCGTGCCATATCCGGCACCAGTCCTGCATCCACCAGCGCCCGGGCAAAGTCGGGACGTCCCAGCAGTCGGGCATCAGGGTTCTGTTCACGCGCCCGTTCGAGCGCATGATCAAGGCCGACCTTCTCAAGCCGCCGGGCGATTTCGAGCGCCCGCTCATGACGTGCGTGGGCGAGATGCTCAAGCAGCGCGGTCATTGGCGCCTGAGCCTGACCGTGCCACAGCGCGACCACATGAATGCCCACCCCCTGCCAGCGAGTGGACAGCTCGACGCCGGGCACCAGCGTCATGCCAAGTGTGCGGGCCTCACCTGCTGCTGCCTCGACACCATCGATGGTATCGTGATCGGTCAGCGCCGCGCAGGTCAGGCCGCGCTGATGGCATAGCGCCATCACATCCTGCGGTGCGAGTCTGCCGTCGGAGGCCGTGGAGTGCATGTGAAGATCGATATGAGCGGCCTGCTCGAGCGTCATGCCGGGATCAAAGACAGACAATCCGGGGCCAGGCGATGACGAGATGGTATCCTGCGCGTTCATTGGCCTCTCGGTAGCAGCAAAATCAGTGGCAGCGAAGTCTGCGTGATATAACGGCGTCGCCGTTCATCCAGAACGTGACGACGATGAGTGCGGGCATGTTGCGCCGGGTGCCCCGAAGAATCAATGAATGCCCGTATTTCCGCCAGAAGCCCTGCCCGCTGGCCTTTCTCAGGAGTGTTGTGTATGAAAATGCTGATCGACTTTCTGCCGATCGCCATCTTCGTTCTGGTCTATCAGATGACCAAGGATATCGTGCTGGCCACCGCCGTGCTGATTCCGGCCACCATCGTACAGGTGCTCTTCACCTGGTGGCGCTGGCGCAAGGTTGAAAAAATGCATCTGGTGACGCTGGCGCTGGTCGTGCTGCTGGGCGGTGCCACTGTCATTCTGGGCGATGGCGACTTCATCAAGTGGAAGCCGACCGTGGTCAACTGGCTCTTTGCCGTGGCCTTTCTGCTCTCGCCCCTGTTTGGTGGCAAATCGTTGATCCAACGGATGATGGAAAAGAACCTGACCCTGCCGGCAGCGGTCTGGATGCGGTTGAATCTGGCCTGGGTGGTCTTCTTTCTGGCCATGGGCGCCATCAACATCGCCGTATTCATGCATTTCAGCGAGGAAGTGTGGGTCAACTTCAAGCTCTTTGGCATGATGGGCCTGACGATCCTGTTCATCCTTGTTCAGGGCGTCTATCTGGCTCGCCACCTGCCTGACGAGAAAAAGACGATCCATTCCACCGGCACCGACTCAAAGGAGAAGTAAGCATGCTGTATGCCATCATCGGAGAAGATGTGGATGAAAGCCTCGCGGCGCGACAGAGCGTGCGTCCGGAACATCTGGCGCGTATCGAAGCCCTGCGCGATGAGGGACGGCTGGTGCTGGCAGGCCCGTTTCCCGCCGTGGACGGCCTTGACCCAGGCGAGGCCGGCTTCACCGGCAGCCTGATCGTGGCCGAGTTTGATTCGCTGGAGCAGGCCAGAGCCTGGGCCGACGATGATCCCTATGTCGGCGCAGGGGTTTATGCACAGGTCAGCGTCCGTCCGTTCAAAAAAGTGCTGCCCTGATCGATAAAAGGCCCGAATTCGTGGGGCTCGCACGCGCTTATCCACAGGATCGTTGTTATGCACACTCCGCGTGGATAAGGCTGTGACAACATTGTGCGATCCCCGCGAACACATTGCGCAAAGCGTGATGGGGACAGGCCTGACAGAAATCGTTCAAAATTTGATCACCTCCGACCTCTCCCCGGTATTGTCCCTTGTCCTTTAATCACTCCCGGGCGCCCTTCGCCCTTCAGCCGGCGCAGCTGCACTGGCGCGACGATAACGCTCCTGAAGCCGTTGATTACGGTGATGTCTACTTCTCCCGGGAAGACGGCCGCCGTGAAACCGAACACGTCTTTATTGCGGGCAACCATCTCACGGCACGCTGGCACGACTGGCATCAGGCCCGCCCCTTTGTCATTGGCGAGACCGGCTTTGGCAGCGGCCTCAACGTACTGTGTGCCGCTCACGCCTTTCTGGCGCACGCCCCGGCCACGGCTCGCCTGCACGTGGTTTCGACCGAGCAGCACCCGTTCACGGCCGAGGATCTTGCTCGGGCACTGGGCCACCATGAGGATTTTGCCGGTCTGGTCTCTCCCCTGATCGATCAGTGGCCGCCAGCCGTGCGTGGCATTCATCGCCTGGCATTGCACGAGCGCATCACACTGGATCTTCACCTCGGAGACGCCACCGAAAGCCTTGAACAGCTGGAAGGCCGGGTGGATGCCTGGTTTCTGGACGGGTTTGCGCCGTCCAAAAATCCCGCCATGTGGTCGGAGCCGCTCTTTGCCGCGCTGGCGGGCGCCAGCTGGGAAGGGACGACGTTTTCAACCTTCACCTGCGCCGGCGTGGTCAAGCGGGGGCTGCGCCAGGCCGGCTTCGAGATCAAAAAGGTGCCGGGATTTGGCCGCAAGCGCGAGATGCTCAGCGGCCATATGCCGGGCCTGACACCGGAACATGAACGCCACTCGATGCGACGACGCCAGACGCCTTGGGTCATTGATGCCGCACCGCGCCAGGCCAGCCAGAACGACCATATTGCCGTGATTGGGGCCGGCATTGCCGGGACCAGCGTGGCTCATGCGCTGGCACGGCGCGGGCGCCGTATCACCTTGATCGACCCGACTCCGCCGGGCAGTGGCGCTTCGGGTAACCGTCAGGGCGCGCTCTATATTCGCCCGGCCGTCGAGGTCAACGATCAGAGCCGGTTCTATCTCGCTGCCCTTCAATACACCCAGCGCTTTTTAAGCCGGATCGACCCAAAACAGACGCTGTGGTATCCGACCGGGGTACTGCAACTCGCGACCAGCGACCGTGAAGCCGAGCGCCAGCAGCGCTGCCTGCGTCACTGGCAGCTGCCCGAGAGCGTGGTACGCGGGGTTGATCGTGATGAGGCAGCAAGGCTTGCAGGGCAAACACTGGCCGAAGAGGTGCGCCATGGGCTGTATTACGCAGACGCAGGCTGGGTGCGTCCGGATCGGCTCTGCGCCTGGCTGGCCGGGGCACCGGGGATCACCTGCCACCAGGCATCGCTTGAGGCGCTGGCCGCAACGGACACGGGGCATGATCTGACCCTCAGCGATGGAACGCACCTGAGTGCCGATCACGTAGTGCTGGCCTGTGCCGACGGTGCCAGCACGCTACCGGCGGCTTCCTTTCTGCCACTTCAGGCCGTTCGCGGTCAGGTCAGTCACTATCAGCTCGATGAGAACGCGCAGGCCCTGTCGCCACAATGTGTCGTCTGCGCCGGCGGCTACGCCCCGCCTGCATGGGACAACGTGCAGAGCCTCGGGGCATCGTTTTCCCCCAACGACCGCGATCTGGCGCTGCGTGAAGAGGATGACGCCTTTAATCTCGGCGAACTGACGCGCACGCTACCCCGGCTTGCCGCGGCCCTTGAAACCTCGAAGGCACTGCCCTCACGCAGCGGCCTTCGCTGTGCCAGCCCCGACAAGTCGCCCTATGCCGGCGGCCTGCCACGCAGTGAAGAGTGGGAAACGTCCTATGCCCGGCTGGGATTTGATGCCACCCGCGTGCCGGAGACGCTCGGGTGCTATCACTCGGGACTTTGGGTAACCCTGGCCCACGGTTCGCGCGGGCTGGTCAGCGCCCCACTCATTGCCGAGCTTCTGGCCTCTCGCATCTGCGAAGAGCCGCTGCCCCTGCCCGATTCTCTGGTAGACCACCTCAACCCCGGGCGTCGCCTGATTCGCGCCATCATCCGTCGCGAAGCACGATAAGTTCGCAAGGCGCGCCAGAGCAATGTGCTGGTGCGCCCTCGCCTAGTTGACGATGCGCTCCAGTGCCTCGCGATCCAGGCAGCGGTAGGAAAACGAGGGCCGCCCCACCTGACCATAGGCGAAGGACTCGGTCAAAAATCCCAGATTGGCCAGATACTTGAGATACTTGCGGATCGACACGCGAGACATGCCGGCCACCTCGGCCAGCCCTTCGGTGGAAAACTCATCCTGAGGCAGGGCCAGAATGGCCTCACAGACCTGCGCCAGGCTATGGGCGGTCAATCCCTTGGGCAGACCGTTGAGACGCCTTGGCGCGTTACTGTCGGCACGAAACAGGGTGTCCAGCGTCTGCTGGTCCACCTGATCACTCAGAATATCGAGCGCGTCACGGCGTTGACGGCAGGTTTCGAGGGCTTCACGAAAGCGCTTGAACTCGAAGGGCTTGACCAGGAAGTCGTTAACGCCCAGTCGCCGGGCCTCACGCACCGTTTCGGTTTCCGAGGCGGCCGTGATCAAAATGATGTCGGTATCGATGTCACGCTCACGCAGCCAGCCAGCCACTTCCAGACCGCTGCGCTTGCCCAGATAGACATCCAGCAGCACCACATCGACGGTTTCACGCTCCAGTACCACCAGCGCCGTGGTCACATCGCTACAGCGCCCCACCAGCGACATGTCGCCGACCCGGGTGAGATAGTCGACGTTGAGCTTCATGACCATCGGGTCATCTTCTACGATCAGTACTCTCATGCGTGATTGCTCTTGCATCTGATGAACATGCCAACACTTCGTGCATGTTCGGTCATTGACGTACCCGCCCGTTCGCTGCCTCTGCAGCGCCGTTGGCAGGATGATAGGGATAGCTGACCTCGATCAGCGTGCCCTGCCCGGGCGATGAATAAAGCGACAGGCTGCCCTCGACGGCATCGACCTGTTGGCGGACCAGAAAGAGCCCCAGACCGCGGCGCTCTCCCTTGCTGGAAACGCCGTGTTCAAAGATCTCCGTCTGGCGCTCGAGCTCGATACCATCGCCATTGTCCTGAATCTGCAGCGAAAGCGTGCGCGATTCCAGTGCCATGTGAATGGCGACACAGGGGTCATTGCAGGCATCCAGCGCTTCAAAGGCGTTCTCCAGCAGATTGCCGATGATACTGACCAGCGCGTGCACCGTGGCACCGTCGCTGGCCTGAGGGATGGGCGTTTCTGCCTCGATGCTCAGCGTGATGCCCTTCTCCCGGGCCTCACTCTGCTTGCCGATCAGAAAACCCGCCAGCACTGGCTCACGAACACGCTCGACGATCGACTCCGATACCGCATGACGGTAGTCGACCAGCTCCTGCAGGTAGTTTCTCAGTGCGGGTAGATCCTCAAGCTGGGCCAGCCCCAGAATGACATGCAGCTTGTTCTTGAACTCATGCGTGGTCGCTCGAAGCGCTTCGGCGTAACGCCGCACACCGGTCAGCTCTTCGGCCAGCGCCTGCATCTCATGGCTGTCACGAAAGGTCATGACCGCCCCGACCAGCCGTCCATCGGCCTGCATCGGCTGATAGTTGCCCAGAAAGGACTGCCCGCCCAGCTGCATGCGACGATTGATCATGGGCCGGTC contains:
- a CDS encoding YciI family protein, translated to MLYAIIGEDVDESLAARQSVRPEHLARIEALRDEGRLVLAGPFPAVDGLDPGEAGFTGSLIVAEFDSLEQARAWADDDPYVGAGVYAQVSVRPFKKVLP
- the mnmC gene encoding bifunctional tRNA (5-methylaminomethyl-2-thiouridine)(34)-methyltransferase MnmD/FAD-dependent 5-carboxymethylaminomethyl-2-thiouridine(34) oxidoreductase MnmC, which produces MSFNHSRAPFALQPAQLHWRDDNAPEAVDYGDVYFSREDGRRETEHVFIAGNHLTARWHDWHQARPFVIGETGFGSGLNVLCAAHAFLAHAPATARLHVVSTEQHPFTAEDLARALGHHEDFAGLVSPLIDQWPPAVRGIHRLALHERITLDLHLGDATESLEQLEGRVDAWFLDGFAPSKNPAMWSEPLFAALAGASWEGTTFSTFTCAGVVKRGLRQAGFEIKKVPGFGRKREMLSGHMPGLTPEHERHSMRRRQTPWVIDAAPRQASQNDHIAVIGAGIAGTSVAHALARRGRRITLIDPTPPGSGASGNRQGALYIRPAVEVNDQSRFYLAALQYTQRFLSRIDPKQTLWYPTGVLQLATSDREAERQQRCLRHWQLPESVVRGVDRDEAARLAGQTLAEEVRHGLYYADAGWVRPDRLCAWLAGAPGITCHQASLEALAATDTGHDLTLSDGTHLSADHVVLACADGASTLPAASFLPLQAVRGQVSHYQLDENAQALSPQCVVCAGGYAPPAWDNVQSLGASFSPNDRDLALREEDDAFNLGELTRTLPRLAAALETSKALPSRSGLRCASPDKSPYAGGLPRSEEWETSYARLGFDATRVPETLGCYHSGLWVTLAHGSRGLVSAPLIAELLASRICEEPLPLPDSLVDHLNPGRRLIRAIIRREAR
- a CDS encoding septation protein A, which encodes MKMLIDFLPIAIFVLVYQMTKDIVLATAVLIPATIVQVLFTWWRWRKVEKMHLVTLALVVLLGGATVILGDGDFIKWKPTVVNWLFAVAFLLSPLFGGKSLIQRMMEKNLTLPAAVWMRLNLAWVVFFLAMGAINIAVFMHFSEEVWVNFKLFGMMGLTILFILVQGVYLARHLPDEKKTIHSTGTDSKEK
- a CDS encoding PHP domain-containing protein, encoding MNAQDTISSSPGPGLSVFDPGMTLEQAAHIDLHMHSTASDGRLAPQDVMALCHQRGLTCAALTDHDTIDGVEAAAGEARTLGMTLVPGVELSTRWQGVGIHVVALWHGQAQAPMTALLEHLAHARHERALEIARRLEKVGLDHALERAREQNPDARLLGRPDFARALVDAGLVPDMARAFKRYLGAGKTGDVKVHWPTLEETLESIHKAGGVAIVAHPLRYGLTRRRLGLLLDEFSELGGEGAELISGYQNDDRSRDLASLLAKRRLYASLGSDFHYQGGALAPGTLSAVPRSQLVPIWQHPRLVPAFARP
- a CDS encoding response regulator, which codes for MRVLIVEDDPMVMKLNVDYLTRVGDMSLVGRCSDVTTALVVLERETVDVVLLDVYLGKRSGLEVAGWLRERDIDTDIILITAASETETVREARRLGVNDFLVKPFEFKRFREALETCRQRRDALDILSDQVDQQTLDTLFRADSNAPRRLNGLPKGLTAHSLAQVCEAILALPQDEFSTEGLAEVAGMSRVSIRKYLKYLANLGFLTESFAYGQVGRPSFSYRCLDREALERIVN
- a CDS encoding L-threonylcarbamoyladenylate synthase, yielding MSQFFSLHPETPQKRLLTQTREILEKGGVIAYPTDSGYALGCLPGNKKGVERIKRLRNLDDKHNFTLMFPDLNEIGTYARMDSPIFRVLKAHTPGAYTFILDATNEVPRLLLHPKRRTIGIRVPDHRITRDILETVGAPLMSVTFIAPDETLPMTDAEDIRDRFGSQLDAIIDGGACPMEPTTVLDMRTLPPEVLRQGRGDVSAFG